In the Ricinus communis isolate WT05 ecotype wild-type chromosome 3, ASM1957865v1, whole genome shotgun sequence genome, TCTTTTCTCTCCACAAAAGAAGCTCTCAACCAACTATTTCACAGATTCATCAGCTTCTGTGAAGGAAGACATTAAGCTGGTTTTTGAGGTCTTcctgagaaagaagaagaagaacacaGTGATAGTGGGTGACTGTGTGTCTATAACTGAAGGTCTTGTTGGGGAGCTGATGGGAAGAGTAGAAAGAGGAGAGGTTCCAGCTGAATTGAAACAAATCCAGTTTGTCAAGTTTCAGTTTGCACCAGTTTCTTTAAGGTTCATGAAGAAAGAAGATGTAGAAATGAATATAACGCAACTTAAAAGGAAAGTAGATTCTATTGGAGATAGCGGGGTAATTATATACACAGGAGACCTGAAGTGGACAGTTGAAGAAAGTGCAATCAATGGAGAATATAGTCCAGTTGATCATCTAGTGGCAGAAACAGGAAGATTACTGTCTGATTATAGCTGCTCAAACGCAAGGGTTTGGTTAATGGCCACTGCAAATTATCAGACATACATGAGGTGCCAGATGAGACAACCTTCTCTCGAGATTGAATGGGCTCTTCAAGCAGTCTCAGTTCCTTCAGGTGGACTTGGCTTGAGCCTCCATGGTTCCAGGTTATTAATTAACTCTTCCTCactgtttcttttctttttctttttctctttttcattttccatttctaTGTATATTATTGTGTGCACAGACAGCAGATTGATAGACATATGGATTCTCCTTTGATGGTCATTTATTGAAAGCTTTTTTCTTGCTTTGTACTTTATGGTCTGAATGAGGCCAAAACatctgtaaaataaaaaagaagtttacGGTTTGGTGAGACAGAATGAATCACTGTCCTTATGCTTTTGCTTTGTTTTGTCAGGACTCAGGATATAGCAACTGCATTTTGCAGAActtgcaaaagaaaagaaaaagggaaaattaATGCAAATGAGAGGTTTTCAGGGTAGCATAGCAATTCATTGCTATTGTttttttgcaaaagaaaaaagaaattgaaaactttattttttgtaaccaaaaccttttcattttatataatataatgattTCAAGGGACAAGCATGCACTTTGAACAAATACAGGCTGCTTCCAATTTCCAATCaaagtttctttttcccttctttttcttttaccttttGATATGGTATTTATTATGattgtcttcttcttcttctttttttttttttgtaaaaaatcattttatccctctctctcttcttttttctactAATTCTATTCCATTCTGAATTGGCATTTTCTTTATCATGTTTAGAGGATTAGTGCATGAGACAGCCAAATAAATTGCTCTATAGTTGTGAATGGGGCCtcctttaaaatttagtttgatttcattaaaaatatatgcctgtcacccttcttttttttattttgtttctaatGATTTCTTGAAGCACTGTAACTACAGCCTGGAACCTTCACAATGTTACAGACCCTTTTAGTGTAATTATAGTACTGCTTGAACTAGATATCTGTAAtactcttatttatttatttttgtttgatgaGTTGCATGCTTTTTTGCAATGCTTCAATcaacttcaaaagaaaaatactgaTATAATACAGACATGCAATACAGTACTCCTGTAAATGTCTGCTTGTTTTTACTAACCAACATTGATTTGCTGCAGTATCCATGAATCAAGGATGACCTTCAACCAAAACCCATCTCAAGTACTGGAAACAAAACCATTAATTAGCAATAGCAAGGATGAACAAGATAAGCTAACTTGCTGTCCAGAATGCATCTCCAGCTATGAAAAAGAAGCCCAAGTTCTCAAATCAGTCCAGCAGAAAAATCTGCCTCCTTGGCTTAATCCACGAGGCACCACCACCAATGATATGGTAACtagcttttatatatatatccacgTTTACATGTACATTCttagaaatgaataaaatttatatcttaCCCTGTTAATTTAAATTGTCAGAATGAAGAAGCTGAGTTGAGAAGAAAATGGAATGGATTATGCCAGGGCTTACACCACCAAGGAAGGAATACTCAAAACAATTTGGCTTCCACTTTCTGCAACAACAACAATCAAGGCCTGACAGGGAAGAGCTATTCATTATACCCTCGGTGGCCAAGCCAAAACAACATCTTCCAAGATTCGAATTCGATCTCTTTCACAGATTCAGCTTTGAAGCCTGATTTCACCTCCAGTTTTGTCCCCAAGTTTAGACGCCAACAGTCGTgcaaaattgatttcaaatttGGTGATGTAACCCAAAAGCAGCAACCAAACTTGGATTCTCTCAAGAATACTCAAGGCAAGGAAGTCAAAATCACCCTGGCTCTTGGAAATTCTTTCTTCTCTGCTACAGGGGAATCAGCGAAAGGGAAGAATGATTTGTGCAGGTTATTGCAAGACAATGTGCCATGGCAATCTgaaataattcattcaatagcAGAAGCATTATTCGAATCCAAATCGAACAGGAAAGGAACTTGGTTACTGATCCAAGGCAATGACATAGTgggaaaaagaatattagCCCTTACAATTGCCGAGTCTGTTTTGGGGTCAGCTGATTCGCTACTCTACATCAACATGAAAAGAAGAGACAATGAGGCAGTTCCATATTCAGAAATGATCACAAGAGCCTTCAGAAGCCAAGAAAGGCTTGTCGCTCTGGTGgaagatattgatttttctgaTACACACTTGTTGAAGTTCCTTGCTGACGGATTTGAAAGTGGGAAATTTGGAGAATCAGGAAACCTTGGCCAAGCAATATTCATTTTGACAAGGGGAAGTGACTTCATGGGCTACGAACATGggaaaacaaatcaaaattctGTGATCAGGATGACCCTGGAAGTGAAGCAAACAAAACTTGATAGTTTTGGAACACCAAACACGGATCGTAAGAGAAAAGCTGAGAGGGACATTTCAGGCAGGAGAAAGGCTCCAAGAAGTGAGGAAAAAGAAGATGCTGAGAATGGAAGCAGTAAGAAAGATTGCTTCTCCAGGCAGACAAGTTTCAACACTCTGGATCTTAACATCAAAGCCAATGAGGAAGACGATGAACATGGTGAGGAGAAACATGTGGAGTTCAGCCCAATTTCAAGCGACTTGACTCGCGAGGCTGCTTCTGATCCTGTTGCCCCATCTAGGTTCCTTGATTTGATCAAGAACCGCTTTGTTCTGAATCGAAATGATGGTCAAGGTAGAAAGATCATGAGAGAGGAATTCTCAACAAAGATGAACAAGTGTGTAGAGGAGGCTTTTGGGGATCAAAATTCAATTGGGTTTAGCATTGAAGAGAGGGTATCAGAGGAGATAGTAGATAAATTTGGGTATATTGTTAATAGCGTTATCGAAAGATGGCTGAAAGACATCTTTCAAACAACTTTGCatacaattaaaattggaGGTAAAGAGGGTACGGTGATTAGGCTTTGTTTTGAAGGTACAAATGACAAAGTTTTGGGGGATGGGTTTATGGGTACATGTCTTCCTAAGAAAATCCAAGTTTCTTTCATGGACTGACTTTCCaagtcttttttttcctttttcctctttGTAAAATCCACAAAGTATCCTTTATGTAACTGCTAATTTTCATAATAGGATGTGCTTTGCTTTCCCTGTTTTAGCTGCAAGTTAATTCCTGAGCCACTATTATCTGGACTAGTATTGCCTCATTAagcatttatataattaaatttggaaAACTAGgtgtaattaaattaaattttaataaaagaggtaaaatttttaaatggtttttctattaataaattaatatatttcataagtTTAAAatgtttctattaattttaatattttattatttcattttactttatcttatacgtctttttttataaatttatttttcttattataacttattttcgacattatatttatttcatttgcaATAAACTTCATATTAACAcattaaacataaaagttaatttcaaagaattttatttaaaatatatttgcaaataaaataaaataaaatatttaatagttcAACCAAACACaacatgaaaaaaaataataaatcaaagtATTATTAACATATGCATGAGAAGCTTAGACTGATGATAAATTTGTAACTCAATTTGAGTAATATTTGAAGTTGAAAAATTTTCGTTtgtaattagaaaaataacacTAAGATATGatcttcaataaaaaaaatatagttgaCATTGTTATGTTCTGATTTAAAATTAGGAAAATATAAGTGCAACTCTATTATAATCCaatgaaggaaaaaaaaaaaaaaaaaggcaacGAGGGATAGGGTTTCTCTCACTTTTGGCATAGCTTATATATGAATCTCTCCATTATTATATCCTTAGGAATAAATGTAAATTATCCCacttttacatatatatatttttctccttattttagATTCTACTTTATTCATGTCTTTGGACTTCAATCAAATAGAGAAATAAGTTTAAttgttcttttatatatatatgtatatatatgtatatatataagatattttttaaataatttaaatcgaAGCAATTGAATGTCCGATTCAGACTTATATGACATGACCGATTAATAGAAATACCTTAACATTTCACTTTtgtcatatattttatacatcatactagatagatATAATATTCAAGAAATACTATTCACTTTCAAGATGCTTTAACGGTAAAATGTTAGACACTCGAACTCAAAAACTCGTGCTAAAGAGCATGGAGGTTCAACTCCTCTTCAAGACATAATATTTAGAATGCTAATTGAATGAACAATTCAATGAGAAATCTTATATTAGATCACTACATCAATATAGACTCTATTTGAGATCTTGAATTGGAATAACTTTGAcagtattttataaaattttggtGATTTTTTCTATCTAATGAATAAGAAGTCCACTTTAAAAGCCTTCGCTCTATAACCACCTCCAAATATAcacttcaataaaaattatacaagggtagttgatataataaaaatttatagaaaatatccACCTATACCCCAACAGATAAAGTCCATTACATACTCTATTTTAGAGATTGACGACTTGCCTATCTAGcaacaaacaataaaatagataCTCTCGAGTAAGATGAATTCAATGACAAATGTTTattagcattttttaatcatgAATATCTAAATAGGATGAATCGCTCCGTGAATAACTTTGCAtcataactaaataattagaaatataataaataattatgtggaaaatattcataatttattttcatagtcgaacaaataaaaactttaagGGTTTAAATTCTGCACTTTCACTtctattagttttctaataaactggatatgctattttagagttaatttattagaaatagGAATACATAGTTATGATTCATTTccattataagaaaagaaattgaaagaatataggatttattttaaatttttaactttatttagaaaaactatttataaaaataattagatagaAGAGTTTTACCCTGGCAACTGATAATGagtaaaaaattttgaataattttaaataattagatatgacatttaatattaaaatataaaatatttatacatacatattattttcttaatcgGTATGGTGTATATATTTGATGTTTGTGAAAATTAGGCTAAAATTTATTGACACATGAATATCTttcattaagaatttaattagatattgTAGTTTCCACATTTTCTTACAAGTGAAGCAGCTAATGGTGCAACAGGATTATTCAATGCCTAAACACATATTTGGACACCTGAATTTagactatttaattattttaaaatcttaacttTCGACTCAATTTGACAGATATcgtttttgtattttttataatatttaaacattttttaatatatagtttcATTCAACGTGTCCACATGTATCGTTTAGATATTCTAAACTTATtattaagtaaaatttaaatatttattaaattaaaataaaaataaaaatatttaatagactaatgaaataaaatttaaatatttattaaattaaattaaaatttacaatattAAAAGTGACTAAATGGTTAAAATATTCATAcataaattcaataatatcCAACACATCCTCTTGATCATGATGACtgattaattaatcataatgaGTTAATAATGGAGGAAAAGCAAAGGCAAAAGAGTGGCCATGTAATGATGAATATTTTGATACATTAAGATTCATAATTTGACTCCAACATCTTAAATAAGACCAATATTGCATAAActataaacatatattattcatgaaaaaagaaagaagacaaaaaaataaaaataaaaaacaagtGGAAGATTTGAGAGTAGAAGATGTGGAACCCACTCACTAGGCATAAAAAGGTTTCTCAAGAactcttttaataaataaattattatccaAGTAACAATAACATTGTTGctattaataaaatgttaattaGGCATTATTGCAatccaaaaaacaaaaagtaatCAAACTCTAAAACTCGTACATACATACTTTAATCTCAAATGGAATACGATGAAtcatatttgtataatataattatttatttagaattaaaatttaatttttttattttctgtttttaaatttatatttttattaaaaatctcaaatattaattttaaattaaaattaaacatagCTTACAATGTTCaatttaaatacaatatatttcaattcaatttttttctttgaaaatgaaacttaaattaataatatagttaaatcaaaatttcttcaatataaatataaaaggaaaattttggaacttcaaatttttgtttaagctGAGATATTCACATATGATCGGATCTAAGCCATTACTGGCTGTTTACTTTCCTAAAATCTTCCAAAGCCAATTACATAAGAATACCactttatttctttccttagAACCGAGCATCATTCTTTTGACCAAAAAGGGCTTATAACTTCATAATAACAAAACAAATGATTGCATCAAACGGCGGACGTGGGTCCTGTCTTCCTCTCACACTACATGCAATTATTttcatgtttttcttttactttttccctttttgttaattaataatatatatatatatatatatatatatactgattaaactaatttacaagaagctcttcttgcgTTGTTGACAAAAGTAAGGCCTATTATAGGGGAATGATAGTTGTATTGTACCTTCTTTAATTgccattaattattattcatgtggcccatttaatttatcaatcaattaaTACACCTCATTAACTATTGTGTACAAACAAATCTTCCTTAAATTATAATGATTCCTTTCATTTCCAGttttggatttcttttaatttcttgtatCCAATATTCTATCAATTATAACGGATTCAACGTTGCACTACATGGGTTAACGTgactcaatttaatttaattaattaaatttttataaaatcgtCTAAATTGAAAGattctaaataaattctttttctaaaacttattaatttaacttaaatctattatttacaagtaaaaaaaaattctagattcataaattttaaaaaaaatcattcattctttttgaaattttcttttataattttaaactttaatttaagaagtgaaaatttttaaatttcatgatttgaaaaatataataaattaattgttatattttttattttaatattgtcctttataaacttatattattttaaaaagttttaactttaaataaaattctaatatttttttataatttatccaattaatagaattaataaatttttttgatagaAATTCCGAAAAGCTGGGCGGTGGCAGTTTCATCATGTTACTATTCTTTGCTTTTTGATATGGTgttggattttcttttttggactACCATTTATGGCCTttccttttaatattttaaaaaatttacaccccatatatattttagaaataatcaAAAACATATCTCTTATTGTacttcattttaaattatattttttatttatttattttatcaaaaaattatatatattgataaaagataaaaaaacagtgaaagaataagaaaagaaaacggaTTATATGTATCGTCTATTAATAATTTGTATACagtctaaaataataaatattaaaattttatctcaaaaaagatttttcaatatattttaataaaatgttttataaaagaattaaaataactttaaaatatttttatttaattgttaatttaaaagttacttgcttttctttttttataaataaaaataagaatactaattaatatgttaattttgtttgagagaaattttaaatcaattttattagataaaattttaataatattaagttttaaataattaattaattgaaaagtaaagTGAAAGAGTGCAGAATAAAGAATGTTAATAGGATTCAATTTTGGTccaactaatatcaaaatgatTAAAACTAATCATTTTGGATAAATTgaatcttaatatttataaattaatattttttttattctttagtaTATGAGAGTTTCACACTACGCATCAAGATGTAGATTTGATTTTACTATGTAGTTGTCATTTAAATTATCATTCTCTCTAATGtgtaaaattaacttaaaacaTAGATATACGACTATATCAGGCTAATGAGACTGAATAGCTATTCAAAGAAGAAATCCGAGAAATTAAGGAATTAAACATTCATTCtgatagaaaactaaaaagaattaataaattggaTAAATGCAGAACTCATTGATAAGATTGGAATTAATCAAAATGCCTAAAACtaactacttaattaattaaatccttagcattaatagattatttgaatttttttttaaataatatgaaatttctAACACATAGTGATTTAAAGAGTGATATCAACTAATTAAGTTGGTATATGACTATGAAAACACTAAGTCAATAACCATAGGATGAAATTTATACCATtgttgttcatttatagttGTGATATTAATGTAGTTTATGCTTCAATTTGatcaaataaatctaaataaattagttaCACAAATTATTATCATAGTTTAATATTGGTCACACTTAAAATAATTCCTTAAATAacacaaatttatatatttcatttttattaatgttaataaattctatattagttatttaaattaattatatatgaaaagtTACACGATTGAAGATAAtgtcattattaattaatctcacctcaaatttattaattatttatcttaaaaattaagtcctataaatattataagtcaaaaaagttaatttaggatAATATATAGTTACTTTGAATAAtcttttttgttgatttttagtTGATCTTTAATTGATGTTAAgatgatatattttatgtttggttGCTTTTTgatctataaatttttatttttatttctttccttaagctaatttttttttgtctctattttaatttctttctgttgctaaatatatttttttgtagtTAACCTATAATGAAATAAGAAggaatttgttattttattcatatttatttagattttaattttatttatttaataattcttcTAAAACTGAatgatttattgattttaattgatgTGTGGTTAAATTTAAGACTGGTATAGTTGATTTTTAGATTCATGAAGCAGTGTCTTcacattttttataaaactattaatttttttattttgattctcaatttttttttcaatctcTATTATTTCAgctttattttatgtaaaagaagaattattgttattctgaacttttttaaattttttggatTTTACTCACtgtaaaaaagtttaaatttttaaaaatttatagaaataaattattttggcTTGAgaccttttaattttttgagctaaattattttagttgatattttgttaatttgatttgtcttctattttcttttacttgatTGATATTTACCAGTTTAAATagttctaaaatattaaaatcatatttttaatgaaaaattgaatttcaatttggaaatattagaaattgagtttcaatttTCACGTTAATAATTCtcatcattttaaaaaaaataataataattcatatcCTGAAGTGGAggaaaaaatttctattaatataaataaagtaaaaaattacttatatagaatgaaaataattatttctttttatttaaaaaataatttttctgcgATAAAAAGATGCAtgttataaacaaaaataatatatgaataattaagcaaatatttcttcttataaaaaatataatatctctaaaataaaaaaataggtataatataaaatataaaaaaagaaactcgTACCCTATAGTCATATTAATCGTTTCCTTTCAAATTTACAAatgcagaaaagaaaatatccacTAATCATATGTTCCATTTTAACGATTGCATTGCTATTGAATGCAAAGTACCACACAAGAAATGCACGAGCATTCCTTGAAAAAATAAGCATATTTTTGTAAAGATTTTTAGTTAAAAGGGGATTCTTGTAAGACATTTATTTGGAGCCAAAGATTATTGTTGTAAAAAGGAGTATTTTTGTAAAGGACCTAAATATGCATTGTGCCCCTAAATCGAACCCGAATAGTAAGGTTAGTGGccaaattaaactttattctATAAATGTTCATTTTTTAAGCATTAAATGTCTATCGTATGCTAgctttattttgttgaaaagatatttatcacaatacaaatatttaaaatataattttatcttaaccattttttgtttattatatatgtatgttaGAATCGATCAATGAATATAGTGttcattaattttgaatatctattaataaactaataactattatatttataaataatgaatgtttatatcaattataaaaatattttaatatgcatCATAAAAACAATGAATCGAACTTTTATAAAgaatcaatattattttcatctgAAACAATATTTCATAGTGATATGAGAAACGTATATAAAGTTATAACTATTGATTTAGCGATAATCAAACATGCAAATCATAAATGAACCTTCACTAAAATAATGAACATTTAAAAGTTgatgtaataaaaaatgtaacaCGATTAGTTATGAAATTAGCGAACTAAATTGTCAAATgtgtaaaaaaattagtttcactcaataataatatattaatctttttaagtATACGAAGACTTTctagaaattatattatatttattttaataaataacctattttttatttattggaaGTGAAtcgatttttaatttttttggagTATgactaattgaaaaaataaaaaaaaaatatattagttattatattaactttttaaatattatattaaattttgagacataaattttttttgtcatgtattattatattttagcatatatgatttttattttgatatgtatatttattttaaagacatagaattcaaattcatatataaaaagttagacattaaaaagtatttaattttttattatttttaaaatattataaataattataaaatatgaaaatcctatttaattttatttataaaactcaatttacattattattttaaatcaaaataatcataataatcgTAAAATGcgtgaataaaaaattaatattcataaatataaaaatatttactcaagtatataatttttaatttaatattaattttaataatttattttaccataatttaaaactttttgaaaaaaataaagaaacggCATATGATCCAGCCTCCAAACCACACTGCAAAGTAATCCGGGGGCGCATGGCATAATTTGCTACAATCATTTGATGCAGTTACTGAAGGTTATAAATTCCTCAACAACAGTACCGcgagagaaaatgaaaaagaaacgTTATTCAGGAAGTGCAATTAAGAACCTAAGATTCAATGCAAACAATCAACAAGAGCACTGTTCGAGCTTATGTTTTATCTAGAGATGTAAGCTTATATGAATCGTTTTTGGTACAACACTTATAATGCCAGCTAGTTCAATACGGTTTTTATATACTGTAAAGAATTTTTAGGAAGGATTAAAGAATAATGATACAAATGGtaactgaaattaatatttagttttatttattataaaattttaatatattttattttgatcatttaattttaattgtatttcaaCTTAGATATTttgcatataaaaaaatgatatgtgaaaaaaaataataaattaaaaagcataattttaaaaaatatgacttgttaattttttattttataaaatgattaaattataattataattaaaactaaataattaaaataaaattaattaatatttatgcaGATTTTTTACTTTACAAAGTGattaagttataattaaaattaaaattaaataattaaaataaaataaattaagatttgtaattaaaataaattaaatgtatGAGAATTTAATAACCATTATTAGTTCGACTATTATCAGTTAAAAATGGACTGcacaaattttaaagtttaaagaGTTTAAAATGGCTCGTCTATGGCCACGTTTCTATTTGTATGCCTCTTCCTATCTTTTATTGCAGTGTTGTAGCAACAAAATGGTGCATAATGGAGTAAGATAATACATATAGCCGACCCATATAACTAAGGTTTATTTTTACCAAAGTTGAATTGTTAGCATAATGTATagtgtattttttataattagttataACAATTCTGTTATAACCAAATTAgcttatttttatcttgtaGTTAGTATATAAGTTAAAACTCTCATTAAGTTTTGTGTATGTGAGATCAATGAAAATATAACTTTCTCACTTTGGCTTTTTCTCTCAATTTTTGATTGATACTGAACTTGAATTCAAATTcttcatggtatcagagcctttCTGATATTAAGATTCTttgatttgttcttcttttcatCTTATTCACAATCTTTGTGTTTACTTTTTCGATTTTGCTTACTTTTCACAATGGCAACTGAAATCAATTCGAAGACACCAGAAACCCTAGAAATTGAAGAATCAAATCAATCAACTGGAAATAATGGGGCTTTTCTTGTGAGTACACTCTTCAATGGAAACAATTATCTTTCTTGGAGTCGTTCCATAGAAATTGCTCTAAGGGCAAAAGATAAGCTAAGGTTTATAACCGGTGATATAGTAGCTCCTCCTAGTAACTCAAAGGAATATAAAGTTTGGAAAAAGCAAGATTGGATGGTTATGTCTTGGATACTGAA is a window encoding:
- the LOC8262661 gene encoding protein SMAX1-LIKE 4 encodes the protein MRSGACTVQQTLTAEAASVLKHSLSLARRRGHAQVTPLHVAATLLSSRASLLRRACLKSQPHQNSHPLQCRALELCFNVALNRLPTTPGPLLHGQPSLSNALIAALKRAQAHQRRGCIEQQQQQPLLTIKVELEQLIISILDDPSVSRVMREAGFSSTSVKSNIEDSSASSVFQCYTTSGGVFSSPSSPGETHREIINPTSFWQTHFLSYSAEKNPLLFSPQKKLSTNYFTDSSASVKEDIKLVFEVFLRKKKKNTVIVGDCVSITEGLVGELMGRVERGEVPAELKQIQFVKFQFAPVSLRFMKKEDVEMNITQLKRKVDSIGDSGVIIYTGDLKWTVEESAINGEYSPVDHLVAETGRLLSDYSCSNARVWLMATANYQTYMRCQMRQPSLEIEWALQAVSVPSGGLGLSLHGSSIHESRMTFNQNPSQVLETKPLISNSKDEQDKLTCCPECISSYEKEAQVLKSVQQKNLPPWLNPRGTTTNDMNEEAELRRKWNGLCQGLHHQGRNTQNNLASTFCNNNNQGLTGKSYSLYPRWPSQNNIFQDSNSISFTDSALKPDFTSSFVPKFRRQQSCKIDFKFGDVTQKQQPNLDSLKNTQGKEVKITLALGNSFFSATGESAKGKNDLCRLLQDNVPWQSEIIHSIAEALFESKSNRKGTWLLIQGNDIVGKRILALTIAESVLGSADSLLYINMKRRDNEAVPYSEMITRAFRSQERLVALVEDIDFSDTHLLKFLADGFESGKFGESGNLGQAIFILTRGSDFMGYEHGKTNQNSVIRMTLEVKQTKLDSFGTPNTDRKRKAERDISGRRKAPRSEEKEDAENGSSKKDCFSRQTSFNTLDLNIKANEEDDEHGEEKHVEFSPISSDLTREAASDPVAPSRFLDLIKNRFVLNRNDGQGRKIMREEFSTKMNKCVEEAFGDQNSIGFSIEERVSEEIVDKFGYIVNSVIERWLKDIFQTTLHTIKIGGKEGTVIRLCFEGTNDKVLGDGFMGTCLPKKIQVSFMD